In one Tachysurus fulvidraco isolate hzauxx_2018 chromosome 16, HZAU_PFXX_2.0, whole genome shotgun sequence genomic region, the following are encoded:
- the zfyve1 gene encoding zinc finger FYVE domain-containing protein 1 has translation MSGAGDKGINGVLVCQESYACGGTDEATYECDECGSLQCTRCELELHRQERMRNHDRVRIMPGHVPFCDQCKGQAGSPSNGSRHRAVVRCQGCKINLCLDCQKRTHSGVSKRKHPLFTYPPCIAPEKNPNTGDEELDDGKAQLEKVCSFLLVDEKEDMQVRDADEFVSSLGSAPDELLKVVSIFGNTGEGKSHTLNHTFFRGREVFKTSPTQESCTVGVWAALDPLHKVVVVDTEGLLGAGANQGQRIRLLLKVLAVSDLVIYRTHADRLHDDLFKFLGDASEAYLKHFTKELKATTARCGLDVPLSTLGPAVIIFHETVHTKLLGSDKPSDSAERLLQDRFRKLGLFPEAFSSVQYRGTRTYNPPTDFSGLLRSVELQLDNSTTRSPRTASVIYKALNALSERFSGEIPDEHLSSNSFFPDEYFTCSSICLSCGSGCKNSMNHLREGVSHEAKHRCRYSAHYDNRIYTCKACYESGKEVIVVPKTTASSDSPWFGLAIYAWSGYVIECPNCSVIYRSRQYWYGNQDPVDTVVRTEIHHVWPGSNGFSKDNNNAAQRLLDGVNYISQSVSELSVKPAKAVTSWLTDQIAPTYWKPNSLILNCSKCGAAFDDSDTKHHCRACGEGFCDGCSSKSRPVPERGWGLTPVRVCDACFQNRGIPEELLDEALKEDESGTLLARKVGEAVQNTLGAVVTAIDIPLGLVKDAARPAYWVPDQDIRCCYQCQREFNARLSIHHCRACGQGVCDGCSPDRRAVPSRGWDHPVRVCVTCHQKPGDL, from the exons ATGAGTGGGGCTGGAGATAAGGGCATCAACGGGGTTCTGGTTTGTCAGGAGAGTTACGCATGCGGTGGAACGGATGAAGCCACATATGAGTGCGATGAATGTGGCAGCTTACAGTGCACACGCTGTGAGCTCGAGCTCCATCGGCAGGAGCGCATGCGCAATCACGACCGGGTACGGATCATGCCCGGGCACGTGCCGTTTTGTGACCAGTGCAAAGGACAGGCAGGCAGTCCGAGTAACGGATCCCGCCACAGGGCCGTGGTGCGCTGTCAGGGCTGCAAGATTAACTTATGCCTAGACTGTCAGAAGCGGACGCACAGTGGCGTGAGCAAGAGGAAACACCCGCTCTTTACTTATCCACCATGCATAGCCCCGGAAAAGAACCCTAACACCGGCGATGAGGAGTTAGATGATGGGAAAGCTCAGCTGGAAAAAGTTTGCAGCTTTCTCCTGGTGGATGAGAAAGAAGATATGCAG GTGAGGGACGCAGACGAGTTCGTTAGCAGTCTGGGTTCCGCCCCGGATGAGCTCCTGAAGGTGGTGTCCATCTTTGGGAACACAGGCGAAGGCAAATCTCACACCCTCAACCACACGTTCTTCAGAGGCAGAGAGGTGTTCAAGACGTCTCCCACGCAGGAGTCCTGCACCGTGGGCGTGTGGGCGGCGTTGGACCCGCTCCATAAAGTAGTGGTGGTGGACACTGAGGGGCTCCTGGGAGCCGGTGCTAACCAGGGCCAGCGCATCCGTCTCCTCCTGAAGGTCCTGGCCGTGTCCGATCTGGTGATTTACCGTACGCACGCCGACCGTCTCCATGACGACCTCTTCAAGTTCCTGGGCGACGCCTCTGAAGCatatttaaagcatttcacGAAGGAGCTGAAAGCCACCACGGCCCGCTGTGGCCTGGACGTCCCACTTTCCACTCTGGGCCCGGCTGTGATCATCTTTCACGAGACTGTCCACACCAAATTACTGGGCTCAG ATAAGCCCTCAGACTCCGCAGAGCGTCTCCTCCAGGATCGTTTCCGGAAGCTTGGCCTCTTCCCTGAGGCGTTCAGCTCTGTCCAGTACAGAGGAACTCGAACCTACAACCCTCCCACCGACTTCAGCGGCCTGCTGCGCAGTGTGGAGCTTCAGCTGGACAACTCCACCACGCGCTCACCGCGAACAGCCAGCGTCATCTACAAAGCCCTAAAC gctctGAGTGAGCGGTTTAGTGGTGAGATCCCTGATGAACATCTGTCCAGTAACTCCTTCTTCCCTGATGAGTATTTTACCTGCTCCAGCATCTGTCTGAGCTGTGG CTCAGGCTGCAAGAACAGCATGAACCACCTGCGTGAGGGCGTGAGCCACGAGGCCAAGCACCGCTGCCGCTACTCCGCCCACTATGACAACCGCATCTACACCTGTAAG GCGTGCTATGAGAGCGGTAAAGAGGTGATCGTGGTTCCGAAGACCACAGCGTCCTCTGACTCGCCCTGGTTCGGTCTGGCTATCTACGCCTGGTCCGG GTATGTGATCGAGTGTCCAAACTGTTCAGTGATCTACAGAAGCAGGCAGTACTGGTACGGCAACCAGGACCCTGTGGACACCGTGGTCCGTACTGAGATACACCACGTTTGGCCGGGG TCGAACGGATTCTCAAAGGACAACAACAACGCAGCACAGAGGCTGTTGGACGGAGTGAACTACATTTCTCAGTCGGTGTCGGAGCTCAGCGTCAAACCCGCCAAAGCCGTCACTTCCTGGCTCACTGACCAAATCGCCCCGACTTACTGGAAACCCAACTCGCTCATCCTC AACTGCTCCAAGTGCGGCGCGGCGTTCGACGACAGCGATACGAAGCACCACTGCCGGGCGTGCGGAGAAGGCTTCTGTGACGGCTGCTCATCTAAAAGCAGACCCGTCCCCGAGAGAGGATGGGGACTGACGCCGGTAAGGGTGTGTGACGCCTGCTTCCAAAACCGAGGAATCCCAGAGG AGCTGTTGGACGAGGCTCTGAAGGAAGACGAGAGCGGGACGCTGCTCGCCAGGAAAGTGGGAGAAGCCGTACAGAACACTTTAGGAGCCGTGGTGACTGCCATCGACATCCCTCTGG
- the pigh gene encoding phosphatidylinositol N-acetylglucosaminyltransferase subunit H isoform X2, translating to MAEDEEFTDIRGKNIQLSCQNYSPFCREFTVSSAKLSLVKVMVFTCIVWLIAYAAFYLTQNTAVLSCAIFVTLTGMLLHVHFVKVDHETLLIVGSLGVQLSSTYASGRESTSFIEMSRIKDIVINEAVYMQTIIYYLCILLKDPAESDGVSSVVPLFQSSKPRLNCLVRVYRSCQEILGTTPMTDEPQTPTTKE from the exons ATGGCAGAGGATGAAGAGTTCACAGACATCAGAGGGAAGAACATTCAGTTATCCTGCCAGAATTATTCTCCTTTCTGCAGAGAGTTCACTGTCAGCTCCGCTAAACTGTCTCTCGTCAAGGTGATGGTGTTCACCTGCATCGTGTGGCTGATCGCTTATGCTGCCTTTTATCTCACACAG AACACGGCGGTTCTGTCCTGCGCCATCTTCGTGACTTTAACCGGAATGCTGCTGCACGTTCACTTCGTTAAGGTGGATCACGAGACGCTGCTGATCGTCGGTTCGCTCGGAGTCCAGCTCTCCTCCACTTACGCCTCGGGCCGCGAGAGCACCAGCTTCATCGAGATGAGCAGGATTAAAGACATCGTCATTAACGAGGCCGTCTACATG caAACCATCATCTATTACCTTTGCATTCTGCTGAAGGATCCTGCCGAGTCTGATGGAGTCAGCAGCGTCGTTCCTCTTTTCcag AGCTCCAAGCCGAGGCTGAACTGCCTGGTGCGTGTGTACAGGAGCTGTCAGGAGATCCTCGGAACGACGCCGATGACGGACGAGCCGCAG ACACCTACAACAAAAGAGTGA
- the pigh gene encoding phosphatidylinositol N-acetylglucosaminyltransferase subunit H isoform X1, translated as MAEDEEFTDIRGKNIQLSCQNYSPFCREFTVSSAKLSLVKVMVFTCIVWLIAYAAFYLTQNTAVLSCAIFVTLTGMLLHVHFVKVDHETLLIVGSLGVQLSSTYASGRESTSFIEMSRIKDIVINEAVYMQTIIYYLCILLKDPAESDGVSSVVPLFQSSKPRLNCLVRVYRSCQEILGTTPMTDEPQQTPTTKE; from the exons ATGGCAGAGGATGAAGAGTTCACAGACATCAGAGGGAAGAACATTCAGTTATCCTGCCAGAATTATTCTCCTTTCTGCAGAGAGTTCACTGTCAGCTCCGCTAAACTGTCTCTCGTCAAGGTGATGGTGTTCACCTGCATCGTGTGGCTGATCGCTTATGCTGCCTTTTATCTCACACAG AACACGGCGGTTCTGTCCTGCGCCATCTTCGTGACTTTAACCGGAATGCTGCTGCACGTTCACTTCGTTAAGGTGGATCACGAGACGCTGCTGATCGTCGGTTCGCTCGGAGTCCAGCTCTCCTCCACTTACGCCTCGGGCCGCGAGAGCACCAGCTTCATCGAGATGAGCAGGATTAAAGACATCGTCATTAACGAGGCCGTCTACATG caAACCATCATCTATTACCTTTGCATTCTGCTGAAGGATCCTGCCGAGTCTGATGGAGTCAGCAGCGTCGTTCCTCTTTTCcag AGCTCCAAGCCGAGGCTGAACTGCCTGGTGCGTGTGTACAGGAGCTGTCAGGAGATCCTCGGAACGACGCCGATGACGGACGAGCCGCAG cAGACACCTACAACAAAAGAGTGA